The Terriglobus sp. TAA 43 sequence CTGGTTCTGGTAGATCAACGCATCAATATGTTTTTTGGTAGCAGTCGAAGCATGAAGTCTGTTGTGGCTGCGGAAGTGGCTGCACTGCTAGCGTGGCGTGTCTTTTCCCAGGGCGATCGCATTGGTGCATATATTTTCAACGACACCGGAAGCGAGCAGGTTCCCATGCGACGCAGCCGCGCTACTGTGCTGCGCATATTGGATCGCGTTGTCACACTCAACCGGCAATTACACAGTGGTCAAACTCAGCCCTCAGCCCCCGAAAAGCTGAACGAGGTCCTGGAGAAGACGGCACGCCTATGCCCGCGTGATGCGCTGATTCTTATCGCCAGCGATTTCGATGGTGCGGATACCAGCACACGCGAACTTCTGCTTCATCTTTCTCAGTCGAACGATGTGGTTTGCTGCCTCGTTTACGATCCCCTTGCGCTCGCTTCCACCATCCACGGCCGTTTCGTCGTTTCGAATGCAACTTTGCAGATCGAACTCCATCTGGAAAAACAGAATGTGCGCGATGATCTTCACGCAGCACTGGAAGCGCGTTTGAACGAGGT is a genomic window containing:
- a CDS encoding DUF58 domain-containing protein translates to MGAYAELDSLIALEFRARGFSLRHNQPVRSLLFGRRTSHVRGRGLDFEELRNYVAGDDVRSIDWHVTARTQKPYVRVYSEERDRPTLVLVDQRINMFFGSSRSMKSVVAAEVAALLAWRVFSQGDRIGAYIFNDTGSEQVPMRRSRATVLRILDRVVTLNRQLHSGQTQPSAPEKLNEVLEKTARLCPRDALILIASDFDGADTSTRELLLHLSQSNDVVCCLVYDPLALASTIHGRFVVSNATLQIELHLEKQNVRDDLHAALEARLNEVLSWQHELNIPILPLSTSEDVSQQVRHLLGHVATHRRRL